The DNA window AAAAGTGGGAGAATACTACTTCGAAGCCAAAGAATACAAAAAGGCAGCGGACTACTTCTATAAATCATTTGCATCAGAAGATCCAAGAATGCCGGAAAACAAACACAAAGCATTATTCAATCTGGGACTTAGTTTTACAGAATTAAAAAATTGGGAGAAAGCAATTAAAACGTTTTCTTTATATTTGGATAAGTTCCCAACGGGACATTCCAAAGCGGCTTTGTATTATAGAGGGGGAGCTTATTCTTCTCTCGGGCAAAAAACAGAAGCGAAAGAAGATCTGAAAAAAGCCCTGGAACTCAGCTCTGATCCGGAAGAAAAGAAAGAGATCCAGGACTTATTAAATCGGCTATAGTCGCTTCGCTCCTGAAACCCGCGAGGCGGATTACAGTCGACTAAACCGATTGTTTACCGATAGAGAAGTATTTGAATCCTTCTTTTTTCATATGATCCGGACGATATTGGTTTCTACCGTCAAAGATCACATGACCTTTCATTAATTTTTTAATTCTGGAAAAATCAGGCTCTCTGAATTCTCTCCATTCGGTAAGAAGAAGAAGAGCATCCGCACCTTCTAACGCATCATATGCATCTTTAGCATATTCTATCTTGTCTTTGAAATAGTATTCGGAAGTTTCTTTAGAGACAGGATCGAATGCTTTGATCTTAGCGCCTTCTTCATGCAATTTTAATAATAAAGGAATAGAAGGTGCTTCTCTCATATCGTCCGTGCCCGGCTTGAATGCAAGTCCCCAAACTGCGAGAGTTTTTCCTTTAATCTGACCTTTTCCGAAAAAGTTTTCTATCTTAGTGTATAAACGGACCTTTTGGTCTTCGTTCACTCTTTCCACTTCTCTAATGATACGAAGAGAAGAAGAAAAATTTTCAGAAGTGCGGATCAATGCACGAACGTCTTTAGGAAAACAAGATCCACCATAACCGATACCTGCGTATAAGAATTGGCGACCGATCCTGGAATCGGTTCCCATACCTTTTCTTACATCTTCGTAATCAGCACCCACGGTTTCGCATAAGTTCGCGATCTCGTTTGCAAATGAGATCTTAGTAGCTAAGAATGCGTTACACGCATATTTAGTTAACTCTGCAGAAACAGTTCCCATTTTGATGATAGGATTTCCATTCAATACGAATGGAGCATAAAGTTGAGCAACAAGCTCTCCAGCTCTTTCGCTGTCTGCCCCAATCACAACTCTTTCAGGTTTCATGAAGTCGTCGATTGCGGCGCCTTCTTTCAGGAACTCCGGATTGGATACAACATCGAACTCGTGTTTGGTGTTTTTAGAGATAATTTCTTTTACTTTAGCGGCAGTCCCCACAGGAACAGTGGATTTATCCACGATCACTTTGTAACCGTTGATTGATTTTCCAATCTGCTCTGCCACTGCAAACACTGCGCTTAGATCCGCAGATCCATCATCAGACGTTGGAGTTCCAACAGCGATAAAAATGATTTCTGATCCTTCTACACCTTCTTGGATAGAAGTGCTGAAACCCAGTCGGTTCTCCTTATGGTTGCTTAAAACCAATTCGGATAGACCAGGTTCATAAATAGGTATGATTCCTTTTTTCAAGTCCTCTATTTTTTTAGAGTCCTTATCCACGCAAATCACATGATTTCCATATTCCGCGAAGCAAGCTCCGGCTACAAGGCCCACATACCCGCTTCCAATTACGCAAACTTTCATACGAAAACCAGAATCCTTTCAAAGAGGAGGCTGGGAAGGAATTTATCCGGAAAAATCCCCTTTTTTCCCCTCAACTTTGACCGGTATCCAAGCGGCACCTTCAAATTTGGGAACATCCAATCTTTCCAGCTCGAATTGTAAAACCCCATCCTTCCAAAGATAGGAACCTTCTGCGTGACTTTCACCGGAATGTAATGCGATCCCTAAGGAGTATTTTCCTGGAGAAAGATTCATCGGAAAACGAAAATCAATCTGAACAGGCTCCTTTACCTTTAGATTTTTTTGGCGGCCGCCTATATGGAATGTATTCGTTCCAAAAACTCGTATTCCTCTATGATCATCTATATGAAAACCCACGGTTAGATCTTCTAAGGGGGAACGAAATGATGCGGCTACTCTTAATAAAACTTCAGCACCCACAGGTAGGATAGAAGGGTTAGATTTACCCGCATATTGTATCTCTACGTCTAAAGATTCTACCAAAGAATCCTTATCTTGGATCTTCGTATTTCCATCCAAAGAAGAAGATGCAATAATCTGCATATATTCTCTAAAGCCGTCTATCGGATCTCCATCGAATACCAATTTTCCTTTTTCTAAAACGATAAGTCTAGTGCAGACAGATTTTAAAAGTTCTAGA is part of the Leptospira andrefontaineae genome and encodes:
- a CDS encoding UDP-glucose dehydrogenase family protein, yielding MKVCVIGSGYVGLVAGACFAEYGNHVICVDKDSKKIEDLKKGIIPIYEPGLSELVLSNHKENRLGFSTSIQEGVEGSEIIFIAVGTPTSDDGSADLSAVFAVAEQIGKSINGYKVIVDKSTVPVGTAAKVKEIISKNTKHEFDVVSNPEFLKEGAAIDDFMKPERVVIGADSERAGELVAQLYAPFVLNGNPIIKMGTVSAELTKYACNAFLATKISFANEIANLCETVGADYEDVRKGMGTDSRIGRQFLYAGIGYGGSCFPKDVRALIRTSENFSSSLRIIREVERVNEDQKVRLYTKIENFFGKGQIKGKTLAVWGLAFKPGTDDMREAPSIPLLLKLHEEGAKIKAFDPVSKETSEYYFKDKIEYAKDAYDALEGADALLLLTEWREFREPDFSRIKKLMKGHVIFDGRNQYRPDHMKKEGFKYFSIGKQSV